Genomic DNA from Pseudanabaena sp. ABRG5-3:
TGGTGCAGGTTTTGTGCCTGAAGTTTTGCGTACAGATTTGATTGATGAAGTAATTGGCATTTCCGATGAGCAAGCCATGATCTATGGTCGTCGTCTGGCGCGTGAGGAAGGTTTGCTATCGGGAATTTCTTCGGGGGCAGCCTTGGCGGCGGCGATCGCTGTCGGTAAGCGGGAAGAAAATCGCGATCGCTTGATTGTTGTGATTCAACCTAGCTTTGGTGAGCGTTATCTCAGTACGCCGCTATTTCAAGATGCTGAACTAATCACTGCCACTACTGCCCAATCTCACTAATTATTTGTTAAGCGATCGCCAAGCCATTGCTTCCCAATCCTCCCCTATTATTGCCTTGCCTATATTCCCTATCTTGCCTACATTTATTATGTGGAATACCATTGTCACTGACTTTCAAGTTATCTTTGAGCGTGATCCTGCGGCTCGTAGCTGGCTGGAGGTCTTCCTCTGTTATCCCGGTTGGCACGCTTTAGTTTTCTATCGCATCGCCCATCGTATCCAACAAATCAAAATTCCTTTCTTGCCACGCTTGATTTCTAATCTTGCCCGTATGTTAACAGGCGTTGAAATCCATCCTAGCGCTCAAATTGGGAGAGGTGTATTTATCGATCATGGTATGGGTGTAGTCATTGGTGAGACTGCTATCGTTGGTGACTATGCCACGATTTATCAAGGTGTTACTCTTGGCGGAACAGGTAAAGAAACGGGTAAAAGACATCCCACTCTTGGTCGAGAGATTGTTGTGGGAGCAGGGGCAAAAATTTTGGGAAATATCTCCATTGGCGATCGCGTCAATATTGGGGCTGGCTCAATTGTTTTACGAGATGTCCCCGATGACTGCACCGTTGTAGGTATTCCTGCGAGAATTGTGCGTCATCGTGGTCAATCTATCAAAGATATAGAACAATCAACTAATCGAGAACATTTACCTGATCCTGAAGCAGAAGCAATTAAAGCTCTATTTGAAAGGATTAAATCCTTAGAAGATGAAATCGCCAAAATCAGACATGGTGTCAAAGTTTACGAGCCTCTAATCCCATCTATTTATTTATCGGACAGATCTAATCCCGATTCTCATATTCATCTCCAAGATTTAGCAAGATCCAAATCGATTGACTCTTCAAATTATCTCATTCAAGAATTTCTCGATGGAGCAGGTATTTAATGGAATTATCATGTAAGGTTGATTATGCTTGTATTGCCTTGTTAGAACTTGCTATGCGACATAAGCAAGGCAAACCTACTTCTGTTAGTGAAATTGCTGTTAGCCAAAGCATTCCCATTCGCTATCTTGATCAAGTGATGTCGATGCTCAGGCGAGCAGGTATAATTAAAAGTCAACGTGGTGCAAAAGGGGGCTATCATCTTGCTTTAGAGCCTTGGCAAATAAAAATGATAGATGTTGTTGTTGCGTTGGAGGGAGAAAATGCTCAAGAGAAACCTAACCCTGAATCTCTTACCGCAGAAAAAGCTACTGTAATTGATATCTGGGAAACTGCGAAGGTAGCCTCCTTTGAGATCTTACATAGACATACCCTTGAGGATATGGTGAGGAAATGCGAGGAGAAAAAACAATCATCGGATGTGATGTTCTATATCTGATCTTTCCCTCACTATTCCCAAATCAATCTCTGTCTTTGCATACAGCGCTTTGCGCTCAAACCCAAACCAAGAGATTTTTTGAAAGGCTTGCTTAGCAAGCCTTTCAAAAAATCTCTTGTGGTTCGTTTGATTGGTAACTGCTGTTTGTTATTGATTGCAGAAACTCATGTACTGTGATGCGGCGATCGCGCAAATCGACTACAAATTGTTGTATTTGCTCAACTATTTCAATTTGATGCTCAATATTATGCAGAGCTTCGTCCATCGGATCACCACCATACTTAGTGATTTTCTTAAAAAATGCAGTCATTTCTCCTTGCTGTGTTCTTTTCGTGAGTTTAAGCTGTCGCTTTAGGGTTTCAAGTTGCTCCTTTAGATAAGTATTTTCTGCTTCTACCTTGGCACAGTGTCGGGTCAGTTCGTCAGAACTATCGCGATCGATAATTACCCCTACCTCTTGCTGTTTCTCAATTGCTAAAAGTCTTGCTAAATCACCATCTTGATAAGCTAGATTAATTTCCTTCATAATCTCAGTTCGATATTCTTTCTCCGCCGCATCCGTAACTTTATCAGGATGAAAGTTATCAGCTAAACGCAGAAAAAGCTGTCGAATTTTTTTTAGCTCATTACGATCTGGTTTAGGTAGATCTTCTAGAATTTGCTGATGAGATCTTCTTCTATTTCTATCATTAGGTTCATCGTCATCATCTTCATTTTCTGAATTGTCTGATTCTAGAGGTTCTATTGGTAAAGACTTGGAACTAATCAACCCATCTGATTGAAGCTGATTGTAGATTGTCTCAATATCTTTACGAGACTTCTTACCCAATTTTCTACCGATGAAGATTTCTTGGAAAGCAGTATGGATTTGTTCATCCAGTTCTAACATCTTGTTCTGAAAAGGTGCTACACGTTGATTAATCTGAATGCCAACCTCTTTGATGCTGTTGTTGAGATTGATCAGCTTTGTGCGGCTAGTTTCAATTTGTTTGATTAGCTTACTGTTTTCCTTTTCTAAAAAATTGAGGCGATTACGCAGATCTGAAATCCCAAGCTGGTTATTATTATGATCCGTAGCAATTTTAGATTTTCGAGCCATAGGGAGAGAGCGTGGGATGACGTTAACATTTTAGTCTGAATTTTTGCCCAAAACTAAAACCTTTGCTATAGACTAAGTTCTCCTGATCGCTAAGCATCTGTTATTTTTG
This window encodes:
- the cysE gene encoding serine O-acetyltransferase, which gives rise to MWNTIVTDFQVIFERDPAARSWLEVFLCYPGWHALVFYRIAHRIQQIKIPFLPRLISNLARMLTGVEIHPSAQIGRGVFIDHGMGVVIGETAIVGDYATIYQGVTLGGTGKETGKRHPTLGREIVVGAGAKILGNISIGDRVNIGAGSIVLRDVPDDCTVVGIPARIVRHRGQSIKDIEQSTNREHLPDPEAEAIKALFERIKSLEDEIAKIRHGVKVYEPLIPSIYLSDRSNPDSHIHLQDLARSKSIDSSNYLIQEFLDGAGI
- a CDS encoding RrF2 family transcriptional regulator, producing MELSCKVDYACIALLELAMRHKQGKPTSVSEIAVSQSIPIRYLDQVMSMLRRAGIIKSQRGAKGGYHLALEPWQIKMIDVVVALEGENAQEKPNPESLTAEKATVIDIWETAKVASFEILHRHTLEDMVRKCEEKKQSSDVMFYI
- a CDS encoding J domain-containing protein — its product is MARKSKIATDHNNNQLGISDLRNRLNFLEKENSKLIKQIETSRTKLINLNNSIKEVGIQINQRVAPFQNKMLELDEQIHTAFQEIFIGRKLGKKSRKDIETIYNQLQSDGLISSKSLPIEPLESDNSENEDDDDEPNDRNRRRSHQQILEDLPKPDRNELKKIRQLFLRLADNFHPDKVTDAAEKEYRTEIMKEINLAYQDGDLARLLAIEKQQEVGVIIDRDSSDELTRHCAKVEAENTYLKEQLETLKRQLKLTKRTQQGEMTAFFKKITKYGGDPMDEALHNIEHQIEIVEQIQQFVVDLRDRRITVHEFLQSITNSSYQSNEPQEIF